The following are from one region of the Silene latifolia isolate original U9 population chromosome 9, ASM4854445v1, whole genome shotgun sequence genome:
- the LOC141599581 gene encoding isocitrate dehydrogenase [NAD] regulatory subunit 1, mitochondrial-like isoform X2 yields the protein MARRQSLPILKHLSQLSAKSQLYSSQTTRSVTYMPRPGDGTPRPVTLIPGDGIGPLVTNAVEQVFEAMHAPIYFDKFPEIHGDMKQIPESLLESIRANKVCIKGGLMTPVGGGVSSLNMQLRRELDLYASLVHCFNLEGLPTRHKNVDIVVIRENTEGEYSGLEHEVVPGVVESLKFCSERIAKYAFEYAYLNNRKKVTAVHKANIMKLADGLFLESCREVATKYPGIEYNEIIVDNCCMQLVAKPEQFDVMVTPNLYGNLVSNVAAGIAGGTGVMPGGNVGGDHAIFEQGASAGNVGKEELVIEKEANPVAVLLSSAMMLRHLQFPSFADRLETSVKRVIEEGKYRTKDLGGNSSTQEVVDAVIANLD from the exons ATGGCGAGAAGACAATCTCTCCCAATCCTCAAACACCTTTCCCAACTCTCCGCAAAATCCCAACTCTACTCATCTCAGACAACCCGATCTGTAACCTACATGCCCCGACCCGGCGATGGCACTCCACGACCCGTAACCCTAATTCCGGGCGACGGAATCGGACCTCTCGTCACAAACGCTGTCGAACAAGTATTCGAAGCGATGCACGCGCCGATATACTTCGACAAATTCCCTGAAATCCATGGTGATATGAAGCAGATTCCGGAATCATTGTTGGAATCAATTAGGGCGAATAAGGTTTGTATTAAGGGGGGGTTAATGACGCCTGTAGGTGGTGGTGTTAGTTCTTTGAATATGCAATTAAGGAGGGAGCTTGATTTGTATGCTTCGCTTGTTCATTGTTTTAATTTAGAAGGTTTACCGACTCGCCATAAGAATGTCGATATTGTTGTCATCAGGGAGAATACTGAGGGTGAGTATTCTGGATTGGAGCATGAGGTTGTTCCTGGTGTTGTTGAATCTCTTAAG TTCTGTTCCGAACGTATCGCCAAGTATGCATTTGAATATGCTTACCTCAACAACAGAAAGAAAGTTACTGCTGTGCACAAAGCCAACATTATGAAGCTCGCAGATGGTCTTTTCTTGGAATCTTGCCGTGAGGTTGCCACTAAGTACCCTGGAATTGAATACAACGAGATTATTGTCGACAATTGCTGCATGCAGCTTGTGGCAAAGCCTGAGCAGTTTGATGTGATG GTTACTCCCAACCTATATGGTAATCTGGTGTCTAATGTTGCTGCTGGTATAGCTGGAGGGACAGGCGTCATGCCAGGCG GTAATGTGGGTGGAGATCACGCTATATTCGAGCAAGGTGCATCTGCAGGAAACGTTGGAAAGGAAGAACTGGTGATAGAGAAAGAGGCAAATCCAGTGGCAGTGCTCCTCTCATCAGCCATGATGTTGAGGCATTTGCAGTTCCCATCATTTGCAGATCGGTTGGAGACATCTGTGAAGCGTGTCATCGAAGAAGGTAAATACCGAACAAAAGATCTTGGTGGTAACAGCTCTACTCAAGAGGTTGTTGATGCTGTTATAGCCAACCTTGATTAA
- the LOC141599581 gene encoding isocitrate dehydrogenase [NAD] regulatory subunit 1, mitochondrial-like isoform X1, with protein MARRQSLPILKHLSQLSAKSQLYSSQTTRSVTYMPRPGDGTPRPVTLIPGDGIGPLVTNAVEQVFEAMHAPIYFDKFPEIHGDMKQIPESLLESIRANKVCIKGGLMTPVGGGVSSLNMQLRRELDLYASLVHCFNLEGLPTRHKNVDIVVIRENTEGEYSGLEHEVVPGVVESLKVITKFCSERIAKYAFEYAYLNNRKKVTAVHKANIMKLADGLFLESCREVATKYPGIEYNEIIVDNCCMQLVAKPEQFDVMVTPNLYGNLVSNVAAGIAGGTGVMPGGNVGGDHAIFEQGASAGNVGKEELVIEKEANPVAVLLSSAMMLRHLQFPSFADRLETSVKRVIEEGKYRTKDLGGNSSTQEVVDAVIANLD; from the exons ATGGCGAGAAGACAATCTCTCCCAATCCTCAAACACCTTTCCCAACTCTCCGCAAAATCCCAACTCTACTCATCTCAGACAACCCGATCTGTAACCTACATGCCCCGACCCGGCGATGGCACTCCACGACCCGTAACCCTAATTCCGGGCGACGGAATCGGACCTCTCGTCACAAACGCTGTCGAACAAGTATTCGAAGCGATGCACGCGCCGATATACTTCGACAAATTCCCTGAAATCCATGGTGATATGAAGCAGATTCCGGAATCATTGTTGGAATCAATTAGGGCGAATAAGGTTTGTATTAAGGGGGGGTTAATGACGCCTGTAGGTGGTGGTGTTAGTTCTTTGAATATGCAATTAAGGAGGGAGCTTGATTTGTATGCTTCGCTTGTTCATTGTTTTAATTTAGAAGGTTTACCGACTCGCCATAAGAATGTCGATATTGTTGTCATCAGGGAGAATACTGAGGGTGAGTATTCTGGATTGGAGCATGAGGTTGTTCCTGGTGTTGTTGAATCTCTTAAG GTGATAACAAAGTTCTGTTCCGAACGTATCGCCAAGTATGCATTTGAATATGCTTACCTCAACAACAGAAAGAAAGTTACTGCTGTGCACAAAGCCAACATTATGAAGCTCGCAGATGGTCTTTTCTTGGAATCTTGCCGTGAGGTTGCCACTAAGTACCCTGGAATTGAATACAACGAGATTATTGTCGACAATTGCTGCATGCAGCTTGTGGCAAAGCCTGAGCAGTTTGATGTGATG GTTACTCCCAACCTATATGGTAATCTGGTGTCTAATGTTGCTGCTGGTATAGCTGGAGGGACAGGCGTCATGCCAGGCG GTAATGTGGGTGGAGATCACGCTATATTCGAGCAAGGTGCATCTGCAGGAAACGTTGGAAAGGAAGAACTGGTGATAGAGAAAGAGGCAAATCCAGTGGCAGTGCTCCTCTCATCAGCCATGATGTTGAGGCATTTGCAGTTCCCATCATTTGCAGATCGGTTGGAGACATCTGTGAAGCGTGTCATCGAAGAAGGTAAATACCGAACAAAAGATCTTGGTGGTAACAGCTCTACTCAAGAGGTTGTTGATGCTGTTATAGCCAACCTTGATTAA
- the LOC141599584 gene encoding putative pentatricopeptide repeat-containing protein At5g09950 has product MYFRPRKLISILLRSCSFSTHANIRSLPFINHVTSYPKPQNPVFDTKIRDFLVHRYCNSSSHKEANQLHLYIYKHGFETDLYLVNTLINVYVRAGDLIWARRVFDEMPERNLVSWACLISGYTQSNMFAAACVSFRDMVCAGFMPNHFAYGSVLRACQGLGPDYFRFGLQVHGMISKTWFSFDVLVSNVLITMYGSCCLGSLDYARRVFDGIDDRNLASWNSIISVHSKRRDTANAFRFFSEMQKEGLGFTLQTNVYTLGSLVTAASSVLHSRSCLEQLLCRVQKSGYLDDLYVGSALVSGLSKCGLTASSRKIFEKMSVKNAVTLNGLMVGLVNQTKGEEAVDVFRGANHLVDVNADTYVVLLSAFAEFHEPREGRRKGKELHAYAIRSGLVDQKVAVGNALINMYGKCKAVDYASAVFEYMQKRDLISWNSLISVLDQNEFYEDAVMKFFHMRRTGLTPANFTLISCLSSCASLGWIDEGTQIHSEALKFGLDSDVSVSNTLLSFYAVTGCLKDSRKLFMLMPEHDQISWNSMITALASSETSAYEAVMYFLQMPRLGLSLNGVTFVSILSAVSSLSFPGLVPQLHALVFKCCFANDTKVENALITCYGKHACIEDCESLFSRMAERRDEVSWNAMISSYIHNEQLSNAMDLVWSMMRNGRRLDHFIFATVLSACASVATLERGMEVHACEIRAGLESNVVVGSAIVDMYAKCGRIDYASTFFERMPVKNVYSWNSMITGYARHGDVDKALEIFDQMKKSGQPPNHVTFVGVLSACSHAGMVETGFHHFESMSNEYGLTPQMEHFSCMVDLLGRSGKLDKVEDFIKKMPMKPNAVIWRTVLGSCCLTNGRNTDLGKRAAEMLMQLEPENAVNYVLLSNMYASGAKWENMAKARTVMRSAATKKEAGRSWVTMKDGVHVFVAGDTSHPEKDAIYSKLKELQKKMRDAGYVPQASSALYDLELESKEEVLSYHSEKLAVAFVLTRKSSSTIRIMKNLRVCGDCHLAFRYISKIVDRKIVLRDSNRFHHFSDGICSCGDYW; this is encoded by the coding sequence ATGTATTTTCGGCCACGCAAATTAATCTCCATTCTCTTACGTTCTTGTAGCTTTTCTACTCATGCTAACATTCGTTCCCTTCCCTTTATCAACCATGTCACTTCATACCCAAAACCTCAAAACCCGGTTTTCGACACGAAAATTCGGGACTTTCTCGTCCACCGCTACTGCAATTCTAGCTCCCATAAGGAAGCTAATCAGCTTCATTTATACATTTACAAACATGGGTTTGAGACGGATTTGTATCTTGTGAATACCCTTATTAATGTTTATGTAAGAGCTGGTGATCTTATTTGGGCACGCCGAGTGTTCGATGAAATGCCTGAGAGAAATTTGGTTTCTTGGGCGTGTTTGATTTCGGGTTATACTCAAAGTAATATGTTTGCTGCAGCTTGTGTCAGTTTCAGAGACATGGTTTGTGCAGGTTTTATGCCTAATCACTTTGCATATGGCAGTGTGCTTCGCGCTTGCCAAGGGTTGGGACCGGATTACTTCAGATTTGGGTTGCAGGTTCATGGTATGATATCAAAGACATGGTTTTCTTTTGACGTTTTAGTGAGTAATGTGCTGATAACGATGTATGGAAGCTGCTGTTTGGGATCACTTGATTATGCGCGGAGAGTATTTGATGGGATAGATGATAGGAATTTGGCATCATGGAATTCTATTATTTCGGTACATTCTAAAAGAAGAGACACAGCTAATGCTTTTCGTTTCTTCTCAGAAATGCAGAAAGAAGGCTTGGGGTTTACTCTTCAGACTAATGTGTATACGTTAGGTAGCTTAGTAACTGCAGCATCGTCAGTTTTGCATTCTAGGTCTTGCTTAGAGCAGCTTCTCTGCAGAGTGCAAAAGTCTGGATATTTAGATGATTTGTATGTAGGTAGTGCATTAGTTAGTGGGTTATCGAAGTGTGGATTGACTGCTAGTTCAAGGAAGATTTTTGAGAAAATGAGTGTTAAAAATGCAGTCACTTTGAATGGATTAATGGTGGGATTAGTAAATCAGACgaaaggggaagaagcagttgaTGTGTTTAGGGGGGCGAATCATTTAGTTGATGTCAATGCTGACACTTATGTGGTTCTCTTAAGTGCGTTTGCTGAGTTCCATGAACCAAGAGAAGGcagaagaaagggaaaggaacTTCATGCATATGCAATCCGAAGTGGCTTGGTGGATCAAAAGGTTGCTGTTGGCAATGCCCTAATTAATATGTATGGGAAATGCAAGGCTGTAGATTACGCTAGTGCTGTTTTTGAATATATGCAAAAAAGAGATCTGATATCATGGAATTCCTTGATATCTGTTCTTgatcaaaatgaattttatgaagatgctGTCATGAAGTTCTTTCATATGAGGAGAACTGGATTGACACCTGCAAATTTCACACTTATTAGTTGTTTGAGTTCATGTGCTAGCTTGGGTTGGATAGATGAAGGAACCCAAATTCACAGTGAGGCACTTAAATTTGGACTTGATTCTGATGTCTCTGTCTCAAACACTCTTCTTTCCTTCTACGCGGTCACTGGATGTTTAAAAGACTCTAGGAAACTGTTTATGTTGATGCCGGAGCACGATCAAATCTCATGGAACTCCATGATTACTGCATTGGCTTCCTCGGAAACGTCTGCATATGAAGCTGTGATGTATTTCTTGCAAATGCCGCGATTAGGCTTGAGTCTTAATGGCGTGACCTTCGTGAGCATTCTTTCTGCAGTATCCTCACTTTCTTTCCCGGGATTAGTACCTCAGCTTCATGCATTAGTATTCAAATGTTGTTTTGCAAATGACACTAAAGTTGAGAACGCACTAATAACTTGCTATGGAAAGCATGCTTGTATAGAAGACTGTGAATCACTTTTTTCAAGAATGGCCGAGAGAAGGGATGAAGTAAGTTGGAATGCTATGATTTCTAGTTACATACATAACGAGCAATTATCCAATGCCATGGATCTTGTATGGTCCATGATGCGAAACGGTCGTAGATTAGACCACTTCATCTTTGCAACCGTTCTTAGTGCATGTGCCTCGGTTGCTACCTTGGAACGTGGAATGGAAGTCCATGCTTGTGAAATCAGGGCTGGTTTGGAGTCTAATGTTGTGGTAGGAAGTGCAATTGTTGACATGTACGCAAAATGTGGAAGGATTGACTATGCTTCGACATTCTTCGAGCGAATGCCCGTTAAAAATGTGTATTCTTGGAACTCAATGATAACAGGATATGCCCGGCATGGAGATGTAGACAAGGCGTTGGAGATCTTTGACCAAATGAAGAAATCTGGTCAACCACCAAACCATGTCACGTTTGTGGGAGTCTTGTCAGCTTGCAGCCATGCCGGTATGGTGGAAACAGGATTTCATCACTTTGAATCTATGAGTAATGAGTATGGATTAACTCCTCAAATGGAGCATTTTTCATGTATGGTTGATCTCCTTGGGAGGTCAGGAAAGCTAGACAAGGTTGAAGATTTCATTAAAAAAATGCCCATGAAGCCGAATGCTGTTATCTGGAGAACAGTTCTGGGGTCTTGTTGTTTGACAAATGGACGAAACACTGATCTTGGTAAGCGGGCTGCAGAGATGCTAATGCAGTTGGAACCAGAAAATGCAGTGAATTATGTACTTTTGTCAAACATGTATGCTTCAGGAGCAAAATGGGAAAATATGGCTAAAGCACGAACTGTGATGAGATCAGCGGCCACTAAGAAGGAAGCTGGTCGGAGTTGGGTCACCATGAAAGATGGTGTACATGTGTTTGTTGCTGGAGACACGTCACACCCCGAGAAGGATGCAATATATTCTAAACTAAAAGAATTACAGAAAAAGATGAGGGATGCTGGATATGTGCCACAAGCTAGCTCTGCTTTGTATGATCTTGAACTGGAGAGCAAGGAAGAAGTGTTAAGTTATCACAGTGAGAAGCTGGCTGTTGCTTTCGTACTTACTCGAAAATCATCCTCAACTATCAGGATAATGAAAAATCTGAGAGTATGTGGGGACTGTCACTTGGCTTTCCGATATATATCGAAAATTGTTGATCGAAAAATTGTGTTGCGGGATTCGAACAGGTTCCATCATTTTTCAGATGGAATTTGTTCATGTGGGGACTACTGGTAA
- the LOC141599583 gene encoding phytochrome C: MSSRSSDKTSTSRTSSVRSRRNAHVVTQTPIDAQLASDFEESKRVFDYSSSVDLNLSASTSNVPSSTVSSYLQKVQRGGLIQSCGCLIAIDEKSFTVIAYSENASEMLDLTPHTVPNIEQKEALTCGTDVRTLFTSSGVSALQKAVNYPEVNLLNPILVHSKNSGKPFYAILHRIEVGLVIDLENVNLAETLVGASGALKSYKLAAKSISKLQSLPSRNIPLLCDVLVNEVSELTGYDRVMVYKFHDDDHGEVIAECHIPSLDSYLGLHYPATDIPQASRFLFLKNKVRMICDCLSTPVKVIQEDNLTQPLSLGGSTLRAPHGCHAQYMANMGSIASLVMAVTINDEEDEVSDQQKTRKLWGLVVCHHTGPRFLPYPLRYACEFLVQVFGIQINKEVELAAQIREKHILKIQSMLCDMLMRESPVAILTQSPNVMDLVKCDGAALLYQGKLWLLGITPNRDQIKAIAQWLFEYHGNTKGLITDSLKEAGYPGALDLGDDVCGMAAARISPEEVLFWFRSHTAKEIKWGGAKHDPVENDDQRNMHPRSSFNAFLEVVKWRSVPWEDMEMDSIHSLQLILQKCLQDSDTKNSKTALDELRMIVNVPGASGPLSSGYKVQPLMSEVIRLIETAAVPIFSVDVTGVINGWNYKVAELTGVPMEQAIGSLLVNLVVEETVEVVKNMLSSALQGTEEKNGEIRLRTLGSHDKNIILVVNACCSRDVDENVTGICFVGQDVTEEKMIMDKIIQLQGDYTGIMRNPCQLIPPIFLIDDQGVCLDWNEAMVKLSGLSKESAIGRMLIGEVFTDGNNGCQVKDYDTLLRLRIFLSKMIEGEESDRVLFGFFDQRKTCIDALLCASPRLNPEGKITGVLCFLHLPSPELQHAINMQKVSEKATASTLKKLTYFREQVRGPIKGLVFTRNLLESSELSQKQKQVLTTRSLCEGQLMKIVEDNDIPSIEEGYMETSSDAFNLKEALDAVISQVMPFSQESQVQVKHDFPSGLSSVCLFGDNVRLQQVLSGFLTIAILFTPPFSESSVKFEVNYRREHLGSKMQILHAEFRIIHPSPGVPENLIREMFHRSPGMSREGLGLYISHKLVKIMNGTLQYLRGEDTSSFLVSLEFPLARDDRR; this comes from the exons ATGTCATCAAGGTCTAGTGACAAGACTAGTACTTCTAGAACTAGTTCTGTTCGATCGAGGCGCAATGCTCATGTGGTAACCCAAACCCCAATTGATGCTCAGCTTGCCTCTGATTTTGAGGAATCCAAGCGAGTTTTTGACTATTCTTCGTCTGTTGATTTGAACCTGTCAGCTTCTACTAGCAATGTACCGTCTTCAACCGTGTCATCTTACCTGCAAAAGGTCCAAAGAGGGGGCCTTATTCAATCTTGTGGGTGCTTGATAGCTATTGATGAGAAGAGTTTTACAGTAATAGCTTACAGTGAAAATGCATCTGAAATGTTGGACCTGACCCCACACACTGTTCCTAATATTGAGCAAAAGGAGGCTCTAACATGTGGAACTGATGTAAGAACACTATTCACTTCCTCGGGTGTTTCTGCGCTGCAGAAAGCTGTTAATTATCCTGAGGTTAATCTCCTTAATCCTATACTTGTTCATTCTAAGAATTCCGGAAAGCCCTTTTACGCTATATTGCATAGAATTGAAGTGGGGCTGGTCATAGATTTAGAGAATGTGAATTTAGCCGAGACTCTAGTTGGTGCTTCTGGTGCTTTGAAGTCTTATAAGCTCGCAGCAAAATCGATCTCCAAATTGCAGTCATTACCTAGTCGGAATATCCCACTTCTCTGTGATGTTTTAGTCAATGAAGTGAGTGAATTGACGGGTTATGATCGGGTTATGGTTTATAAATTTCATGATGATGATCATGGTGAGGTGATTGCTGAATGTCATATTCCGTCCTTGGACTCTTATCTAGGTCTACATTATCCAGCAACCGATATACCACAAGCGTCACGGTTTCTTTTCTTAAAGAATAAGGTGAGAATGATATGTGATTGTCTATCTACCCCAGTGAAGGTGATTCAAGAGGATAATTTGACGCAGCCACTGAGTCTTGGCGGCTCAACTTTAAGGGCCCCACATGGATGCCATGCTCAGTATATGGCAAATATGGGGTCGATTGCATCTCTTGTGATGGCCGTGACGATAAATGATGAAGAGGACGAGGTTAGTGATCAACAAAAAACAAGAAAATTGTGGGGCTTGGTTGTGTGTCACCACACGGGCCCAAGATTTCTTCCATATCCTCTAAGATATGCTTGTGAGTTTCTAGTTCAAGTTTTTGGGATACAAATAAATAAGGAAGTTGAGTTGGCCGCTCAAATAAGGGAAAAACATATTCTGAAGATACAATCTATGCTATGTGACATGCTAATGAGGGAATCCCCAGTAGCAATTCTGACTCAATCGCCCAATGTGATGGATTTGGTTAAGTGTGATGGAGCTGCACTATTATACCAGGGAAAACTTTGGCTGCTTGGTATTACCCCAAATCGCGATCAAATCAAGGCTATAGCACAATGGCTATTTGAATATCATGGCAACACTAAAGGATTAATCACGGATAGTCTCAAGGAGGCTGGCTATCCTGGTGCATTAGATCTCGGGGATGACGTTTGTGGTATGGCTGCAGCTAGAATTAGTCCTGAAGAAGTCTTGTTTTGGTTCAGGTCTCATACAGCCAAGGAAATCAAATGGGGTGGGGCCAAACATGACCCTGTAGAGAATGATGATCAAAGAAATATGCATCCAAGATCATCATTCAATGCATTTCTAGAGGTAGTTAAATGGAGAAGTGTGCCTTGGGAAGACATGGAAATGGACTCTATCCATTCATTGCAGCTGATATTACAAAAATGTCTGCAAGATAGTGACACAAAGAACTCGAAAACTGCGCTGGATGAATTGAGAATGATCGTAAATGTGCCTGGAGCGAGTGGTCCTCTAAGTTCAGGTTATAAAGTTCAACCTCTCATGAGTGAAGTGATTCGTCTGATTGAAACTGCCGCTGTCCCTATTTTCTCTGTTGATGTAACTGGTGTTATAAATGGATGGAATTACAAAGTGGCGGAACTAACTGGTGTTCCTATGGAGCAAGCAATTGGCTCACTCTTGGTGAATCTGGTTGTCGAGGAAACAGTTGAAGTAGTGAAAAATATGCTCTCATCTGCTCTGCAAG GAACAGAAGAGAAAAACGGTGAAATAAGATTAAGAACGTTGGgctctcatgataagaatattaTTTTGGTAGTCAATGCATGTTGCAGTAGAGATGTCGATGAAAATGTCACAGGTATTTGCTTTGTTGGACAAGATGTGACTGAAGAGAAAATGATCATGGACAAAATCATTCAATTACAGGGTGATTATACTGGAATTATGAGGAATCCCTGTCAGCTTATTCCACCAATATTTTTGATTGACGATCAAGGTGTTTGCTTGGATTGGAACGAAGCCATGGTAAAACTATCCGGTTTGAGCAAAGAATCTGCCATTGGTCGAATGCTTATCGGAGAAGTATTCACAGATGGAAATAATGGATGCCAAGTCAAAGATTATGACACTTTACTTAGACTAAGAATATTTTTAAGTAAGATGATTGAAGGGGAGGAGTCGGACAGAGTGCTCTTTGGGTTCTTTGATCAACGAAAAACGTGTATAGATGCACTTCTTTGTGCAAGTCCCCGGCTTAATCCCGAGGGAAAAATTACGGGGGTTTTGTGTTTTCTGCATTTACCAAGTCCTGAACTCCAACATGCCATAAATATGCAGAAAGTTTCCGAGAAGGCTACTGCCAGCACCTTAAAGAAGTTGACATACTTTCGGGAGCAGGTTCGAGGTCCAATAAAGGGATTGGTATTTACTCGAAACTTATTGGAGTCATCTGAGTTAAGCCAAAAGCAAAAGCAGGTATTGACCACAAGATCATTGTGTGAGGGTCAATTGATGAAGATAGTGGAGGACAATGATATCCCTAGTATTGAAGAAGG CTATATGGAAACAAGCAGTGATGCTTTCAATCTCAAGGAAGCGCTTGATGCCGTCATAAGTCAAGTGATGCCATTCAGCCAGGAAAGTCAAGTGCAGGTTAAGCATGATTTTCCATCAGGGCTGTCCTCTGTGTGCCTGTTTGGAGACAATGTGAGGCTCCAGCAAGTCCTTTCGGGCTTCCTGACAATTGCTATCCTCTTCACTCCCCCATTCAGTGAATCTTCAGTCAAGTTTGAGGTGAACTATAGAAGGGAACATCTTGGTTCTAAGATGCAAATTCTTCATGCTGAATTCAG GATCATCCATCCATCACCAGGGGTTCCGGAAAATCTCATCCGAGAGATGTTCCATCGGAGTCCAGGCATGTCAAGAGAAGGGTTAGGCTTGTACATTAGTCACAAGCTTGTGAAAATCATGAATGGCACTCTTCAGTACCTCAGAGGGGAAGACACCTCATCTTTCCTTGTTTCCTTAGAATTTCCATTAGCTCGGGATGACAGAAGATGA